The genomic window GCAAAGAAGAATCTtaaagaaacaatgcaaaaacaatACACCGTGGTGTACGAAGGCCATAGTGACCAACAGACTTCTCTGGAAAGCGCCTACACAACACTCTACGTCATCGCTGGAGAGAGTCGAAATCCACATGCAGAGCATGAGTTCAGGCACCTTAAACTTAAATTGGAACGACGACGATCTTTTACAAATTCAGTCGACTTCTGTGAAATCTTCAAACCGTCACCTGGCCAAGAGAAACCACCCAGAACCGTCCTGACGAAGGGCGTTGCAGGAATTGGAAAATCATTTTCCGTGCAGAAATTCATTCTCGATTGGGCCAAGGAGGAAGCTAACCAGgattttgactttgttttccATCTTGCTTTCCGCAAGCTGAATCTGAgtacagaaaacaaaagctTGCTTGGGCTCCTGACTGAGTATCACCCTGCGCTCCATGATCTGAAAGATCAAGAAGATTTCGTCAAAGCCAGGGTCATCGTGATCCTGGACGGCCTGGATGAAAGCAGACTTCCACTGGACTTTGAGAGCAAGCCGGTAACATCTGTCAGTGAAGTAACATCTGTGGGTAATCTCCTAGCGAACCTCATCCAGGGAAACCTTCTTCCTGATGCTCACCTGTGGATAACATCTCGTCCAGCAGCAGCCAGTCAGATCCCTTCAGAGTTTGTTGACCTGGTGACAGAGATAAGAGGGTTCAGTGACCCACAAAAAGAAGAATACTTCAGGAGGAGATTCAGTTGTGACTTGGGCCTTGCTGACAGGATCATTTCACACATTCACTCTTCACAGAGTCTCGACGTCATGTGCCAGATCCCGATCTTCTGCTGGATTTCAGCCGTATTATTTGAGGAGATCTTTGGGGGAGGTGAGGAAGCTGAAACCCCCCAAACTCTCACAGAGATGATGGCACATTTCCTGTTTGCCCAGACTAAACTCAGAAGCAGAAAATATGGCGAGAAGACTGAGGAAAACCAAGAGAGACTTCTGAAGACCCACAAGGGTTTTCTTCTGAAACTCGGCAAGCTCGCATTTGTTCAGCTGCAGAAGAACAACCTCATCTTCTACGATGAAGACCTGGGAGACTGTGGCATTGACACACGAGAGGCATCCGTCTACTCTGGATTTTGCAGTGCAGTTCTTAGGGAAGAAGAAGTCTTTTCCCTAAAAAAGATCTTCTTCTTTGTGCACCTGACCATACAGGAGTTCTTTGCGGCTCTTTTTGTCTATGACTGTTTCACAAACCAGAATACAAAAGAGCTCGGCAACTTCCTCGACCTGAAGGACAAAGAACATACCTTACTTGATCTTCTGAAGATGACCGTTGACAAAGTGTTGGAGAAAAAGAACGGCCACCTGGACTTCTTCTTGCAATTCCTCCTTGGCCTCATGGTAGAACCAAACCGGAGAGTCCTTCAGGGTCTGCTGACATCGCTGGACCCAAGCCAAGATACCGACAAGAAGATCTTGACTCACCTCAAGGCCATGCGAAGAAAGGCCCTCTCTCCAGACAGCTGCATCAACCTCTTCCAGACCATGGTCGAGATGAGAGACCACAAAGTCAAAGATGAAATTCAGGAATATCTCAaactggcgtctcccttagagattgggtgagaagctcagttatcctagaggagctcggagttgagccgctgctccttcaagtctaaaggagccagttgaggtggttcgggcatctggtgagaaggcctcggggaagacccaggactaggtggagagagtatatctccaacctggcctgggaacgccctGGGATCCttcagttggagctggttgatgtggctcgggaaagggaagtttggggttccctgctggagctgctgcccccaagaCCTGATACAGGATAagcagacaaagatggatggatgacctTGCAGTTAAACggtttattttacaatgaatattAAGAATACTTCAGCATTATAGATGAACTGTCATGGCCGAAAGATCATTTAACTACTACTCAAAACcattgtgtgtttcttttaaacGTGATCACAATCATCCTTCTATACCTACCTTATACCTCATTATTCAAGTAGTTCTTCTTGTATACTTTTATGTTAACTATTAAAGAAGTTGTCACACCAAATATATCTGTACAGTATAAATTGTTGACTGTCCTCTCTAATCTCCTTATAGCTGCTTAATTTTGGATgctattaaaatacattaaaataagtTACAGTACTACATGCctaacaaaaaggagaaaaacattAATGTTAATTTGCACCTTCTGAAGCTAACAAGGCTTATTTCAAAGCTAAATACCAGCTCCAATCACCAGTTATCGTTAGCATCAACAGGAACATACTGGTATCTGTTGATGAGATGAATCAGCTTCAGCAGCATCAtgtattttgtttatattttgtgaaTTTGAGTGTCCTGAATATTGTAGATTTGTGTTGTTATTGTCAAAGTTGTTTTAACTTTTGGAGGAGACTGTGTTTTCAGTCACACTCGAAACATGACTGTATGTCAGTATGTTGTTTAAAGGATattatatctgtttttattagATTTGGGATATTTCAGATGTGTAAAA from Etheostoma spectabile isolate EspeVRDwgs_2016 unplaced genomic scaffold, UIUC_Espe_1.0 scaffold00008195, whole genome shotgun sequence includes these protein-coding regions:
- the LOC116678800 gene encoding NLR family CARD domain-containing protein 3 translates to MKMVMTKRKRPDSSSFSDESFQQPISEPSVSSQRSAAKSIYPSGDSLKSDGSMFMPLSFGLEEIQRQRSEESSSAECLEYFRDPVFLTNGHQRDTVDDTFVTGNSHRLKAKKNLKETMQKQYTVVYEGHSDQQTSLESAYTTLYVIAGESRNPHAEHEFRHLKLKLERRRSFTNSVDFCEIFKPSPGQEKPPRTVLTKGVAGIGKSFSVQKFILDWAKEEANQDFDFVFHLAFRKLNLSTENKSLLGLLTEYHPALHDLKDQEDFVKARVIVILDGLDESRLPLDFESKPVTSVSEVTSVGNLLANLIQGNLLPDAHLWITSRPAAASQIPSEFVDLVTEIRGFSDPQKEEYFRRRFSCDLGLADRIISHIHSSQSLDVMCQIPIFCWISAVLFEEIFGGGEEAETPQTLTEMMAHFLFAQTKLRSRKYGEKTEENQERLLKTHKGFLLKLGKLAFVQLQKNNLIFYDEDLGDCGIDTREASVYSGFCSAVLREEEVFSLKKIFFFVHLTIQEFFAALFVYDCFTNQNTKELGNFLDLKDKEHTLLDLLKMTVDKVLEKKNGHLDFFLQFLLGLMVEPNRRVLQGLLTSLDPSQDTDKKILTHLKAMRRKALSPDSCINLFQTMVEMRDHKVKDEIQEYLKLASPLEIG